The sequence GCAATGTCTCTGTCAAGGATGCTCATCATACCTTGACCATTAAAATCCCTATCATAGTGATGGCTGCTGCTCTATGTGATGGactgcaatctctttgttcttatGTATTGAGTCCAAGTTTATAACATATAATGATAGTGTATTGGAAAATGACTCAGAAATTGTACCTTAGCTGCTCTTCTTATTGCCAAATAATCTTGATGACTGCTGTGACTGTGTTGGAAGTTTAAAATCATTCATATGACTGCATGTCTGATACAAAGATTGTTCTGTAATTTGGAGTTGTGATGAAAGCATTTGACTATGCACCCTTCTTCTGCAAAGAACTGATTCTTATCATGTCACCTGCTGTAATCATCTTTAATGTTATTAAAATAAACCTACTGTGGTTATATTAAATAGTCTTCATGTCACTGTAGCTGCATATGACTATTACAAATCTGCAAATTTTCTTTTGTATGCTTCCTAATACTTCAGATTTGCCCATAACATGTATAAGTTTGGTGAATACTCTTTGCTCTTCTCAtatatggaattatgatttcatgttgcAACAAAGGTATTAATGTCATCATTATTTTGGAGATGCATATGACCGCTTGCTGTCATCAAGGGTTGCATAACCGCTATTAGTCTTTTGAAACCACAATATTGAATGCCCTGTTAGGCCCTTTATGGACAGCCCCAAAGCACTGTATatctcatcatcatgcataaataacTTGTCCACGTCCTTTAGAAAGGGCAGGCTTCATTCATGCTTATCGGCTGATCGTGCAATCGCATACTTGCGTTTTGTTGCTCTTTCTCTTTCATCAGCTTTGATATAACTTGATTGTATGAGACATTGCTGTTGTTTTTCATATGAGTTGGGCTCAACCCTAGTGGGAGCCTCATTTACCCCCACTCATTTGTGAAGTTTATGACCAGTAAGCTATCTTTTCCTGTtcctacacatgaagcaaacaagttagaaataAGATGCATTTGATTTCTTCTAATCTGATATTTGTTTTTCCTGAAATCCTCCGTGATGCTGACTATATGCACCTGATGCATGTAGGgactatatatacatgcatgcgTTAGTATACATGTTAGAAATGTAATCATccattgcttagaacaaaatgttctaactCATTGTATATTTAACTCTTTTGCAGATACCAGAAGGAAGGCAAATGCAGACAAGGACGAAGCAGCAAGACAAAGGCAACATCAAGGCTACTCCAACTGtaccagtcattcaggcaatgactggttccactCTCGACATGCTCTCTTTTATTTTGTACTAATGCATACATGCCTATGTATTTCTTTCTTGCACCTGATGCATGTAGCTAGTCTCACGGCTCTTTGTGTGGGACGCATGcttgaatatcaataaaaatacTTCCTTTTTTAGATGAGATGTCTCTCTCTTTTGCTGTTATGAACTAGAAGTATTGAAATGTAATCTTTAGTTCATTCTTGCTTAGTGTAGTTGGAATGCAATATAGCAGAAGTAATATGTACTTTGTTTCCATTTTGTAAAAAAAGCACAACTTAACGTAGTTTTCAACTAgaagcgaaaaataggtaacatttttggcgacatctgctatatgtttgcctgctaaacatctTGACTAGCTGCCTTAGATTATTCATTGGGCATAGGGTCACTGAAAACTGCTGAAAACTGAAAAACACGTTCACAGCACTACAAAAACTTTCCTTTCCAGATCTGTCGTAATCTATTGAGTATAGGTGTGCGGTTTATGGCAGTGAGCTTGACACCTTACTGCCATGAATCTTACATGTGTAATTGATAGATTAGGACAGGGTAGCAACAAAGAACCTCTTAGAAAAAACACCTAGAAAGCTGCTGAGAGTGTTAATGCTTTGTGATGGAGACATGCATGATGTGTGACAATGACTCCTTGATTCACTGTTTCATATGATGGGTGCCTACTTTACAGAACCGTAGCACCTTACAACAGTTTACCACCGCAAAATCTGAAACAACTAACAACTAACTGTGCACGAAGCGCTTAGGGAAAACAAAACAGCAACTAAACTATTGTGCAGCAGCACTTATTTAGCACCAAAAACCTACTCTACTATATACAGGCTGTTGATCATACCTCAAAAGCAATGCTTGAGGTGAGTCCCATTGACTGGGATTGGCTCCATATTGCCGTCCAGCTTGGAGAGATGGAAATTGTTGTGTTGTTTACATTCAAAAATGATGTAAGACCTGTTATCACTTGGacctgcacccctgtttgctaagctatcaactcagcaggcctgtgacacatgggaaccctcctaggcctgtgggttgcctaaaaaatggagtgaacctccagagtaagctggttcttttcagattctgcacctaaactaacaatttcttcaggaAAAAGAGTGAGGAGGAGATAATACAAAAACTAAAACCTGAAAAtaaggtgattgcaccagatgGTATTCTTTTTGGACTCTATCTAAGCATAAGACACACAGTACAACAATGATAATGAACCCTTTTTCACACTGACCAACAACTCATAACCCTTGCATCAATGCTTCATAAACaggctggataatcacagtcctaagagggAAAAAATCTTTTTTTCACAACCTAAGACCATTAATCATtaaaacacagcttatgacctgcaagtAGTACATGTATTTCTGCATAAGGCATCAAAAAGAGATGTAAATTTTAAGGGGGGGCAAAAGCCAACCTTCAAAGAACTGACTAACCCTGAAGATGCAGTAACAAAGAAGGATGAGAAGTAGAGCAGCAAAACAAGCTATTATCCTTGCCAAACAGGTATCACCAAGCTTCATAaatcctgaaaatgtgttacaaagacatcCATTCTTGCAGAGAGAACCAAAAAATTACAGTCTGCTCCAAGATGAATGAATCAGAACCCTTTACAAAAAGGAAGGCTGTCAGTATATATGTCTTTTTTCAAACATATCAAGAAGACTCCACCTCCTCCTTTTTTGGTCGAGCAAACTCAAAAACCCTAACTTTTTAGCCTCAAAAATATCTCAAAAGGGATAAACTTGAGCCAAAAGGCTAAGTCATCCATTCTGCAAACATAAAACCTCATAAATGCAACATAGATGCTTCTGAAATGCctctgacaggcctgcaagccctcataaatgcaaaaatatccCTCCTTCTGCCCAAaaaaaatatctaataaagtgattttaaaaaaaaaaaggatttattACTATTTGGTCAAACATtcgtttgattttatttttatttatatttaaaagttttaataatataaaagtaataaaattgttttatttaaagcgataataaataaatcacttaaataatacaattttattaattttatttattaaataataataaagtgtaataaaaattatatttaataaaagtgttttATTAACACTTTACTAAATAaaaatttttattataatttattatttttttaaatattaaataataataataattttacaaACGTTTAATcagaaaataataaatttttttttaataaaagaaaacttaaaaaaaaaaacatttgccaTAGGCTTGAGGGCGTATTTTTGAGACTTTACAAACAGAACTTGCTAAGGATAATAGCAAGGGGGGGGACAAAGTGATAAGAATCACTTAGGAAGCCAAAAGATTTACATGGCTTTCACAAAGCTTAAAGTGATTAACATCACTCAGCAATACATGCGAACCTTGCCACTATGCATATCGCGTGGCATATGAAGGAAAGAAATGATTTTTTAATGAAGACGTTTTAAGGGAAATGAAAACCCTAAAAGCTCGCTTGAGTCTTCATTCTGCCTTTCGATCATTCTGGAAAAGGCTCTGCACTTGGGCGCCGCTTAGGGTTTGAAGGGAAAAGAGTTATGCATCTTTCATTTCTGGGCGCATCTCTTAGCGCTGGGCCCTCTTTTTCTGCCTGAGACCTGCTCTTCGACTGTATTTTCTGCTATTTTCGGGCTCATTTTTGAGAGCCGCTGGGGAAATCCGCTGCATTTTGGAGACTTTCTGGGTGTCTGGAGCTCGGCCTCCTTGCTTGCTGGGCGCTCGTTTCACCTTGCGTCTGCCACTTTTGCACAGGTCtgccatttttttttttgattctgGAAAGAAAGAAAAGCTTTTTTAATGCAACATATTGGCTTCCTTTTCTGCGTTTTTTGAAGATCTTTCTATGGCTCGAACCTGTTCGGCATTTGCTTATATTTTTGCGAAAAATTCATTCATGTCTTTTGCTGTATTTTCTGGAAACTATTTTCCCTGGGCTGTATACAACATCTCCATTAAAAATATAAACCCCACTGTAGAAAACATTCTATGTCTGCTTGCATCTGTAAAAATTGACTTGTGATctgttgttttttttgaaaaacttcattccTTGGTATACaggattatttctttcttttctatcaaaaatatcagaaaaaatagcTCGAAAAGCTGCGTTTTTCCATCTTTCTGCTTGAATATGCAACTCTGTATGCTATTCTTAATTATAATAATACTCTCTGCTAATAAGTCAGATGCCTGTGATACTTcctgagcacatatttttggggaaAACTGTTCACTTGGTAAACAAATTCAGCAATATAATTAACAAAGGGTTCCTTTCCAGTGTATAAATTATAACTACCCATTGATGTCTTTAGCCTCAAACTCATATGAGAAGGAGATGTCTGCATCATCTTTTCTTTTAGTCTCCTTTGTTCTGGGCATGTTGAAGAAGTGATTCTGCCTCTTTTATCCTTCCTTTAGTAAGATAAGCACCAATTAATACATTTGGCACTCTGATATCATAACTCAGGCCATCATATCCCCATCCTTTAAGACACTTCTCAACTCCCTTGATGTCCCCTAGCTTCACCAACGCAGTAAGCATACATATATAGTCTGTGTTGGTCCCCTTAGGAAAGACACTTGCAAATTTCTTCCACACTGAATATACCTTAGGTTTATCACCGAGCTTGCTATGCATGATAATAAGGGACTTATAAGCATTACGATCCTTCTTCATGAAAATCTTGTGCTCTGTTTCTTTCAAGGCAGCCTGTGCTTTCTTAATTAACCTCTCTTTGATATAAATGGCTGACAAGTTATTATATATGGACCAATCATATTTGAATCTGCCATCATGTTTCAATTCATCTAATACTTTCTCCACTCCATTAATGTCTGAAAGGTCAGCACAACTGTTCATCCAAATTTTTGTAAGTAAATGAATCAGGTAAAATATTATCAACCTTCACATCTTGTATCAAAGATAGTACTTTCTCTGGCTGACCTAATGCCCTATAAAGAGTCATCATGTTGTTGTATGGAAGTGCCTTCAAAGCAAAACCAGATTCCTTAATCTTCACCATAAGTCCCTCTGCCTTTTCAGTCAGTTTATTCCCTACGTAAGAGTTCCGAAGTGCACCATATGCTTTTTGGTTCTTGACTTTCCCAGGAAGATCTTTAAAATAGTTCTCAGCACTGCTTATGCCACGAACTTTAGCTATCAAGTCTAAGCGGATGGCAAAGTCGCTCAAACCCAATCTAAGTCCTCTATTGCCATCCATCCATTCTGAAACCTTTCTGCTGCTCTATATGTGCTCTTCTTGGCTCTTATCGGTGTCttggataaggttgactaaaattgTTATTTTCCCTTGAGGGACCTGTGACTACTCTTTTACTAACTTTCCCATAGTGTACTTGGACTGTATTCATCTTTAAAGGTCACTGAGACTTTGATACTCTCAAATAGCCCTTTAGTAGTAAAGCCATATTTGCAAAAAAATTTTTTTGAAGCCATGCTTTCTTCAGCATTTGAATCTTTTGCAAGACAGATCTCTGACAAATTCAACCTTAACCTTATGACCTGCCTGTGCTTTGGAGGTAGTTGTGCTAACACATTTTGTCTCAGCCAGTTTCCCTCAGTAACACCTTAAGCTCTTGCAACCGAATTCCTTTCGAACAATCCTTGTAGCTCCTCTGGTTAGACACTTCATTTTGCATGGAACAGTAATTTCGTGCAAAGTCATATTTGTTTTTTTCTAGCAACCCAGGCCACAACACAGCTATTTGGTGAAAAATATCATATGGCCTTGACAATGAAGGTGTTCCAGACAGAAGGGCAACACGCTTGATTTGTCCTGCCGCATCAAGGACTGCTTTCGTCTTTCTGTAGTGTCCTCAAGGGCTTAAACACTCCTTTCTTCTTTGTTGAAGGTTCTTCATCTAGTGCTGCACCAAGATATGTCTGTAACTGAAAATCACATGCTTCAAGCTTGATTCAAGCCTCCATCCTCTTGGCTGCTCTGTTCATAGGTGCGCCATTGATTTTTTGTTTTGCCAAAGTGTGTACAACACCCAAAACCATTCTCCTCCAGGCTGTCAACTGAAGTACTGTTGTCAATGATTGAAAAATCTGAATCTTCTGAACTTTCTGAGTTTAGGGCAGCATCATGCACCACTATCAGTTGATGGCCCAGAAGGAGTATAAACAATCTTTTCATCTTTGATCATAGTTTGGGCCTTCATTGTAACTTCTTCACTAAGAAGCTGCTCTTCAACAAAGGCTGGCCCAAAAGAAGTATCTAACTGAAAATGGTTGCAAACTAAAGCCTCTTCTCCTTGAAGATCCTCCATCCCGTCTACtattttcttattttcctcttcctcAAGTGTGGCTGCAAGAGATGATTCAtcttccttttccatcctctcCATTCATGCCACAAATGTCTAATTTGAAATCCTTTAAGACTGTCTCAAGCCTTTATAACTGTATTTACCCTCTTCATAGATGCTCTGTCCACAATAGCCCATGCAGCCCTTGATTTCTGCCTTTGCTTTGCAACTGGTGTTGATATCTCTGTATCTCTGTCTACCAATGTACAGTGGCTCGTGCATAATTTCAATGCCTAAATTTCATATTCAAACCTTGTATTTCtcacatgagctgggctcaacccttgtgggagccgcatTCGTCTCCACTCATCTTAGCGAATTTTATGACCAGCAAACTGTCCTTTTTTCTtttcctgcacatgaaacaaacctgTTAGCAAAAAATGCATATTTATGGTGGCTTTCCTTTGATCTGATTTTGCCTTTTGGAGATTCCTTTGTACTTGCGAGCTATATGCATTCCATGTACGTAGGGATCATATATACATATGCGTGCATTAGTACATATGTCAGAAATGCAGCCAGATATTGCTTAGAACTAAATGTTCTAACACATTGCTTGTTTCACCCTTTTTTGCAGATCATAAGGAAAACATCAATGGACCCGGGGGGGGGAGCAAGACAAAGGCTACGACGAGCATCTCCAACtgttccagtcattcaggcaatgactggttccactTCTGACATGCCTTATTTTTCTTTGTACttgcatacatatgtgtatatttcTCTTCTGCATTGAATATACGTAGCTAGTCCCACGGCTCCTGTGTGGGACGcattttgaaaatgaataaaaaatactTTTCTTTTGCAAATGAGATGTTTTTTCTTTGCTGTTACAGAATAAAGTACTTAgaaacatcatttttaaaacacaaaATAGAGAAAGAGTATACACTAGCTTTCTTTTGTTCATGCTTAGCATCTCTCAACCTATTTTTCAGCCAggagcgaaaaataggtaacatttttggcgacatctgctatatgtttgcctgctaaacatcttgaccagctgccttaaaaaaaaaaattcattgggcacagagtcacttGCAACCTTTGTGACAACTGGAAAAATACATCATAATACTGCAAAACTTTCTCCCTTTCCTCCTCTGAATCTGTCATAGCCTATTGAGTATAGGTGTGGGGTTCATGGTAGTAGTTATGACAGACTGCTATTATGAATTCCACATGTGTATTTGATAGTTTATGACAGGTTAGCTACAAAGCACCTGTGAAAAACACTCTCTTTCATTACTGGAACTCAGCTGTAAGCAAAAAAAAACCTCACCAAAAACAGCCTCAAAAGACTGCTGTGAGCTGTCCCAGCTTTATGAGAGGGATATGTACGATGTGGGGCAGTGGAATGTATTCACTGTTTTATATGGTAGGTATCATTTTCATCAGACTGTGGCAGCTTACAGCAGCCTTGCCTCCACAAAACTGAAACAACTAACAACTAACTGCGCACGAAGCGCTTAGGGAAAACTAGGCAGCAACTAACTAACTGTGCAGCAGCACTTATTCAACATCCAAAACCTACTTTATTATATACAAGCTGCGATCATACCTCAAAAGCAATGTTTGAGGTGAATCCCGTTGACCGGGATTGGCTCCACGTTACCGTCCATCTTGGAGAGCTGGAAAGCGTTGTGCTGCTTACAATCAGAAATGATGTAAGGCCCGCTCCAAAATGCATCGAACTTGGAATGCTTTCCAGGTTTGCTTTTGAGGGTGTCCCATTTCAGCACCACGTCTCCTTCCTGGAAGCTTCTTGGAGATGCTCTTCTGTCAAATGATCGCTTCATCTGAGCCTGATGAAGCTCTATTTTATTCAAAGCGTCCTTTCTAGTCTCTTCTAGCTCAAACAACTGAGCTAATCTTACTGTAAGGGGGCCCTCCTCCAGTGAGTCCAACTGATTTGCTAGGTCTAGTGCTGGCAGCTCGGATGAAATAGGAAGCCTTGCTTCCTTACCGTAGACCAGCATAAAAGGTGATTGTCCTGTGGACCTTTTTGGGgtgatcctatcagcccataaggctgatttTAACTGAGTATGCCAAACCCGCTGGTTGCCTTCCATAGTCTTCTTAATGATCCTAATCAGATTCTTATTAGTCGATtctgcttggccattgccttgtggataatagtTGGAAGACGTATTCAGGTAGATCCCTTTCTTGACAGCCCAATCAGAGATTCTAAGACCAACAAAAGCGAGCCCATTATCTGAAATTATGGACTCCGGTACCCCAAATCTGGCAACCAGATCTTCATAGAAATTTAGGACAGCGGTCTCATTTGCCTCTTTAAGTGCTACTGCTTCAGTCCACTTGGTGAAGTAGTCAGTGGCTGTAAGTATCCACTTATGGCCAGCGCTGGACGCAGGGTTTATCACTCCAATAAAGTCCAAACCCCACCTCATGAAAGGCTGTTCCACCTGAATTGGCTGCAAAGGCAAAGCTGCCAATCCCATTTTGCCAGCAAACATGGCACATTCTTTGCACTTTCTGACCCATACGTGTGCATCTCTgaataatgtgggccaataatagccACCCTTCATCACCTTAAGAGCTGTTGCTCTTGGTGAAAAATGGCCCCCAGCTGATCCCTCATGAAAATCATACAACAGCTTACTTATTTGGTCAGGCCCAACGCATCTCAGCAACACACCATTAAAATCTTTACGAAACAAGATGCCATTAAGGAGTGTATAAGGTATAGACTGCagtctgaaataccttcttttAGCTCTGTCCAGCAACTCAGGACATTCACCAGTTTGCAGAAAATGAGTCATTTCCTGCACCCAATCAGCAGTAGGAGTCCCAACTGATGCTTGCTCATCACCTTGCAGTGTTAGAACAGCTTCCTGTTCATGCTTTGGTAAATTAGAAAGGCCATCAGCAAGCTGTTCGCATAAGCCTTTGCCTCTGACCAGCTTGGTAACCTGAATTTTGACgtcatattccatgaccttggttaCCCAACCAGCCCTCTTGTCATTTAGATCCCTGCTCAATAGAAACTCCTTTACGCTTGGGTGGGTAACCATTAAATTAATGCTATTGTTAGATAGCATGTGTTTGAATTTCTTCAAACTCCTGATAACAGCCAGCACATGCTTTTCCACAAAAGTGTACCTTAGCTCGTAGTCCTTCAATGTTTGACTAAAGAAGGCTAATGGCTGTTCCGAGCCTTCATCATTCTGCTGTACCAGCATAGCTGAGATAGAATCTACATTCCCATAGGCATACAAGGTGAAATCCTTGGAAAAATCAGGATTTAGAAGTGTAGGGGCAGCAGCTAACGCTTCTTTAATCAGCTGAAAACTTCTCTTGCCCTCCTTGGTCCAGCTGTAAGACACATTCTTTCTCAACATAGCAGTTAAAGGGTTTAGCAAATCTGCAATATCAGGGATAAACCTCCTGAcaaaattaattcttcctatgAAGCTCTGCAGACCTTTCTTATGAGCTGGTAAAGGAAGGGCCAAGATAGCACTTACCCTCTCAGGATCAATGGTAATACCGTGCTTGGATACCACGTATCCAAGCAATTTGCCCTCATGGACAGCAAATATACACTTTTTTGGATTAAGAGATATGCCAAACTGTCTGCATCTTTCAAAGATCAGCCTCAAATGGTCTAGATGATCCTTTGCTCCTTTTGAGAACACTGTGATATCATCTAGATAGACCAGCACTATTTTATACATCAAACCTTGGAACGCCATATCCATGGCACGCTGGAAAGTTGCCcctgcattggacaacccaaaaggcatcttctTATAGGCCatagtgccccatttagtagtAAAAGCTGTCTTGTACTGGTCTTCCTCTTTAACTAAAATCTGGTTATAACCGGAAAAACCATCCAACAGAGAAAACATCTCAGAACCTGAAACTACTTGCAAAATCTGCTCCATAGAAGGCAAAGGATAATGGTCTTTCAGAGAGGCTCGATTAAGGTctctaaaatctacacaaagcctGATTTCACCATTCCTCTTCCTTACCGGAACTAAGTTTGAAACCCACGAAGTATGCTTGATGGGAAAGACTATGGCACTCTCAATCAGCTTGTCTAATTCCTTTTTCATCAGGGGCTCCAATTTGGGATTTATTGGCCTCTGTTTCTGTCTCACTGGTTTGGAATTAGGCTCGAGTTCTATTGTATGTTGTGCAAGCTCAGGGTCAAATCCCCTCAAATCAGAATATTGCCAAGCAAATATGTCATTAAATTCCTGACAGAGGGATACAAAAGCTGCTTCCTTTCCTTTGGTATGAACTTTGCCAAGTTTAAGAAACCTATCTCTCGAAATCTCAACCTCTTCATAGTGGTTTTGATCAATCTGAATGCTGGACTTTTCTTTCCTAACTTGATCATCAGAATTGAAGATGGATTCCAAGGAGACCAATCCCTTGGGTAACTTATTCCCTTTCAGCTGAATGATCTGGTCACCATACTGGTGTTGTAGTCTCTTCTGATTGGCATGAGAGAACTCAGCTTCCTCTCTTAGGAAACTCACAATCTGCTGGTCACTTTCAAAAACCTGCCAATGTATATCATTATCTGGTACAGCAGGCCTAATAACAATCTTCACATGCTGATGATTACCACTGCTACCAATTTCCTTGGGAATATCATATTCTGCCCCTATGGCTGCTAATCTGTCAGCACACTTATTCTGATTTCTGGGTATGGATAtcagattgaaagcatcaaatccTTCCAAGAGGTCCCACACCCTATGCTTATAAGACTTAAGCAAATCATTCTTTGTAAGACAAATGTTCCTCACCTGATTTGCAACTAACTCGCTGTCCCCAGACACTTTCAAACAGCTAATACCTCTCTGTCTTGCCCATTCCAAACCATGGATAAGAGCCTCGTATTCAGCAACATTATTAGTACAGCTGAAACAAAATCTGAAAGCTGAATAGTATCTCTCACCTCCTGGGGAAACAAGCATGCATCCACCACCTATACCAACCTTGTTCCTTGAGCCATCAAAAAAAAGCTCCCACAGCCCACAATCTTGCTGATTACTGTGCTGTTCTGGATTCTTTTCTATATCAGGCATGAAAGGATCAGCCTCATGTATCATAAAAACACCAAAATCAGTATCTTCGTGTTGTTCACATGGAACAGCAGCGTGGGTCTGAGCTGCCCACTCATCAAGAAGAATATCAGGTATACTTTCTGTAGACGTATTGCCTTCTTGAACTGCAGATTCCTCCTCACATTCACTTGCAATTAAATTGGCATTAAGGGGAGGCGGATTGTAAGGTTCAATATGATCTTTGGCTATAGGTTCTGACCTTATAGTGACTTTTGTGCCATACCTAGTCCTAAACAGCATATGGGACCAATCTGAAGATAAATACCCTCCTATTTTTGCAGTAAAATCTCTTGATAAGCATATAGCGAAATAAGGAGGCAATTCTATAACGTAAATATCTTGTGGAATAGAGAAGTTTGGGCAAGCATGAAGGGTTAAACTCAGATTTTTAATAACTCCTACTGTGTTAACAGCAGTCCCGTCTAATTGGACAACTCCCTTCTCTAAAGGTTCGTATTTAATCCCCAACCTATCTACAATCTGCTTGGGCATAACTGAACTGCTAGCAcctgagtctatcatgcagttATGTACCAATTGATTTccaatgattaaggacacataaaaGGGTGGGGGTTTAACCTTTGAAGCTTCTTTCTCTTTATCATTTGTAGCTGCATTGGTCAACACAGCCTTGGGTTTATCTTCCTTAAGTTCTTCAATTATATCTAAATTTGACAAGGCTGATTGGAGTAAGTCCCTTTGGCCGGGGATACACAAGGAATCCCACATAGTCATGGATACGTTTGCTTTCTTCATATGATCAAGAATATTGAAAGACGCATTTAACTTTGCTTGTATTTTAGGGGCAGCAACCTCACCTTGAGCAGCAGCTGTCTGGACTGATGGATTAGGCTGCTTCTTGCCTACCAAGGGCTGTCTTGTTGGGGATTGCCTCATATTTTCAGTGGTTGATGGGCCAGCAGCATTCTGATCCACGTTCGGCAGCTGGTGTATCGAGGTTTGATTATTATCCGATTGCTGCCCTCCTTCAATGGCCCTCTTCTTGGACCTTGTATAAACCAAAGCTGCTGGATCAGCTTGGTTAATCCCACAAAATTCTCCTCCCTGCCAATTTAAAAGAGCTGTTTCAGGTTGTTGATCCCCTTG is a genomic window of Cryptomeria japonica chromosome 7, Sugi_1.0, whole genome shotgun sequence containing:
- the LOC131040443 gene encoding large ribosomal subunit protein mL101 (rPPR4)-like, coding for MDGNRGLRLGLSDFAIRLDLIAKVRGISSAENYFKDLPGKVKNQKAYGALRNSYVGNKLTEKAEGLMVKIKESGFALKALPYNNMMTLYRALGQPEKVLSLIQDVKVDNCADLSDINGVEKVLDELKHDGRFKYDWSIYNNLSAIYIKERLIKKAQAALKETEHKIFMKKDRNAYKSLIIMHSKLGDKPKVYSVWKKFASVFPKGTNTDYICMLTALVKLGDIKGVEKCLKGWGYDGLSYDIRVPNVLIGAYLTKGRIKEAESLLQHAQNKGD